From Aedes albopictus strain Foshan chromosome 1, AalbF5, whole genome shotgun sequence, one genomic window encodes:
- the LOC109400736 gene encoding keratin, type II cytoskeletal 1, translated as MPDWREREDSERGYGGGSSGYDRERRDYRSGGGSYGSGGGGGGGYRSGGGSSGGYGGSRDGGYRSGGGGGGGFRNGGGSAGGPPRGPPRIDPATAKTETFEVDAEKVKFIIGRGGNKIREIQDRCRVSVQIDKQRNENGQNNVSVMGDQSNIDRARDMIDRIINDDRDREEHHRD; from the exons ATGCCAGACTGGAGGGAACGTGAAGATTCCGAGCGCGGATACGGTGGCGGCAGCTCCGGGTACGATCGGGAGCGCCGGGACTACCGCAGCGGTGGAGGCAGCTACGgaagcggcggcggcggtggtggagGTTACCGCTCGGGTGGCGGTAGCAGCGGCGGATACGGTGGAAGCCGCGATGGTGGATACCGCTCCggcggtggcggtggtggtggatTCCGCAACGGCGGTGGCAGTGCCGGCGGACCCCCACGTGGACCACCGAGGATCGACCCGGCCACGGCCAAGACGGAAACGTTCGAGGTCGACGCCGAGAAGGTGAAGTTCATCATCGGACGCGGCGGAAACAAGATCCGCGAAATCCAGGACCGCTGCCGGGTGTCGGTGCAAATAG ACAAGCAGCGTAACGAGAACGGCCAGAACAATGTGTCGGTGATGGGAGACCAGTCGAACATCGACCGGGCGCGAGACATGATCGACCGGATCATCAATGACGATCGCGACCGAGAGGAACATCACCGCGACTAG